In one window of Procambarus clarkii isolate CNS0578487 chromosome 63, FALCON_Pclarkii_2.0, whole genome shotgun sequence DNA:
- the LOC123769598 gene encoding uncharacterized protein, with protein sequence MPPRDLMPSRDLVPPRDLVPPRNLVPPCDLVPPCDLVPPCDLVPPRDLVPPRDLVPPCDLVPPCDLVPPCDLVPPRDLVPPRDLVPPRDLVRPCDLGPPHDLVHPCDLVPPCDLVPPCDLVPPCDLVPPHLVPPRDLVPPRDLVPPRDLVPPRDLVPPRDLVPPCDLVPPRDLVPPRDLVPPRDLVPPRDLVPPCDLVPPCDLVPPCDLVPPCDLVPPRVLVPPRDLVPPCDLGPLRDLVPPCDLVPPRDLVPPCDLEPPRDLVPPCDLVPPRDLVPPCDLVPPCDLGPPCDLVSPCDLVPPCDLVSPCDLVPPRDLVPPRDLVPPRDLVPPRDLVPPRNLVSPCDLVPPRDLVPPCDLVPPRDLVPPRDLVPPRYLGPPRDLVPPRDLVSPCDLVPPRDLVPPCDLEPPCDLEPPCDLVPPCDLVPPRDLVPPRDLVPPRDPVPPRDLVPPCDLGPPHDLVHPYLVPPRDLVPPRDLVPPRDLVPPRDLVPPRDLVPPRDLVPPCDLVPPRDLVPPRDLVPPRDLVPPRNLVPPCDLVPPRDLEPPRDLVPPRDLVPPCDLVPPCDLVPPCDLVPPCDLVPPRVLVPPRVLVPPCDLVPLRDLVPLCDLVPPCDLVPPCDLIPRDLVIPRDLVPPCDLVPPCDLVPPRNLVPPCDLVPPRDLVPPRDLVPPCDLVSPCDLVPPCDLVPPCDLVPPRDLVPPRDLVPPCDLVPPRDLVPPRDLVPPRDLVPPRDLVSPCDLVPPRDLVPPCDLEPPCDLEPSCDLVPPRDLVPPRDLVPPRDLGPPRDLVPPRDLVSPCDLVPPRDLVPPCDLEPPCDLVPPCDLVPPCDLVPPRDLVPPCDLVPPCDLGPPRDLGPPRDLVSPRDLVPPV encoded by the exons ATGCCTCCACGTGACCTGATGCCTTCACGTGACCTGGTGCCTCCACGTGACCTGGTGCCTCCACGTAACCTGGTGCCTCCGTGTGACCTGGTGCCTCCGTGTGACCTGGTGCCTCCGTGTGACCTGGTGCCTCCACGTGACCTGGTGCCTCCACGTGACCTGGTGCCTCCGTGTGACCTGGTGCCTCCGTGTGACCTGGTGCCTCCGTGTGACCTGGTGCCTCCACGTGACCTGGTGCCTCCACGTGACCTGGTGCCTCCACGTGACTTGGTGCGCCCGTGTGACCTGGGGCCTCCACATGACCTGGTGCATCCGTGTGACCTGGTGCCTCCGTGTGACCTGGTGCCTCCGTGTGACCTGGTGCCTCCGTGTGACCTCGTGCCTCCAC ACCTGGTGCCTCCACGTGACCTGGTGCCTCCACGTGACCTGGTGCCTCCACGTGACCTGGTGCCTCCACGTGACTTGGTGCCTCCACGTGACTTGGTGCCCCCGTGTGACCTGGTGCCTCCACGTGACCTGGTGCCTCCACGTGACCTGGTGCCTCCACGTGACCTGGTGCCTCCACGTGACCTGGTGCCTCCGTGTGACCTGGTGCCTCCGTGTGACCTGGTGCCCCCGTGTGACCTGGTGCCTCCGTGTGACCTGGTGCCTCCACGTGTCCTGGTGCCTCCACGTGACCTGGTGCCTCCGTGTGACCTGGGGCCTCTACGTGACCTGGTGCCTCCGTGTGACCTGGTGCCTCCACGTGACTTAGTGCCTCCGTGTGACCTGGAGCCTCCACGTGACTTAGTGCCTCCGTGTGACCTAGTGCCTCCACGTGACTTAGTGCCTCCGTGTGACCTAGTGCCCCCGTGTGACCTGGGGCCTCCGTGTGACCTGGTGTCTCCGTGTGACCTGGTGCCTCCGTGTGACCTGGTGTCTCCGTGTGACCTGGTGCCTCCACGGGACCTGGTGCCTCCACGTGACCTGGTGCCTCCACGTGACCTGGTGCCTCCACGTGACCTGGTGCCTCCACGTAACCTGGTGTCTCCGTGTGACCTGGTGCCTCCACGTGACTTAGTGCCTCCGTGTGACCTGGTGCCTCCACGTGACCTGGTGCCTCCACGTGACCTGGTGCCTCCACGTTACCTGGGGCCTCCACGTGACCTGGTGCCTCCACGTGACCTGGTGTCTCCGTGTGACCTGGTGCCTCCACGTGACTTAGTGCCTCCGTGTGACCTGGAGCCTCCGTGTGACCTGGAGCCTCCGTGTGACCTGGTGCCTCCGTGTGACCTGGTGCCTCCACGTGACCTGGTGCCTCCACGTGACCTGGTGCCTCCACGTGACCCGGTGCCTCCACGTGACTTGGTGCCCCCGTGTGACCTGGGGCCTCCACATGACCTGGTGCATCCGT ACCTGGTGCCTCCACGTGACCTGGTGCCTCCACGTGACCTGGTGCCTCCACGTGACCTGGTGCCTCCACGTGACCTGGTGCCTCCACGTGACTTGGTGCCTCCACGTGACTTGGTGCCCCCGTGTGACCTGGTGCCTCCACGTGACCTGGTGCCTCCACGTGACCTGGTGCCTCCACGTGACCTGGTGCCTCCACGTAACCTGGTGCCCCCGTGTGACCTGGTGCCTCCACGTGACCTGGAGCCTCCACGTGACCTGGTGCCTCCACGTGACCTGGTGCCTCCGTGTGACCTGGTGCCCCCGTGTGACCTGGTGCCCCCGTGTGACCTGGTGCCTCCGTGTGACCTGGTGCCTCCACGTGTCCTGGTGCCTCCACGTGTCCTGGTGCCTCCGTGTGACCTGGTGCCTCTACGTGACCTGGTGCCTTTGTGTGACCTGGTGCCCCCGTGTGACCTGGTGCCCCCGTGTGACCTG ATTCCACGTGACCTGGTGATTCCACGTGACCTGGTGCCCCCGTGTGACCTGGTGCCTCCGTGTGACCTGGTGCCTCCACGTAACCTGGTGCCCCCGTGTGACCTGGTGCCTCCACGTGACCTGGTGCCTCCACGTGACCTGGTTCCTCCGTGTGACCTGGTGTCTCCCTGTGACCTGGTGCCTCCATGTGACCTGGTGCCTCCGTGTGACCTAGTGCCTCCACGTGACCTGGTGCCTCCACGTGACCTGGTGCCTCCGTGTGACCTGGTGCCTCCACGTGACCTGGTGCCTCCACGTGACCTGGTGCCTCCACGTGACCTGGTGCCTCCACGTGACCTGGTGTCTCCGTGTGACCTGGTGCCTCCACGTGACTTAGTGCCTCCGTGTGACCTGGAGCCTCCGTGTGACCTGGAGCCTTCGTGTGACCTGGTGCCTCCACGTGACCTGGTGCCTCCACGTGACCTGGTGCCTCCACGTGACCTGGGGCCTCCACGTGACCTGGTGCCTCCACGTGACCTGGTGTCTCCGTGTGACCTGGTGCCTCCACGTGACTTAGTGCCTCCGTGTGACCTGGAGCCTCCGTGTGACCTGGTGCCTCCGTGTGACCTGGTGCCTCCGTGTGACCTGGTGCCTCCACGTGACCTGGTGCCTCCGTGTGACCTAGTGCCCCCGTGTGACCTGGGGCCTCCACGTGACCTGGGGCCTCCACGTGACCTGGTGTCTCCACGTGACCTGGTGCCCCCCGTTTGA